The Mucilaginibacter sp. PAMB04168 genome contains the following window.
ACGGTTTGGGCATATGCTAACATTTCTGTTTGATACTGTTTACTGTAAAATAACTGATTGTCAACAGCCGGTTTTTTCTTCTTAAAAAGGTCGAAAATCCCCATAGTAAGTACTTTTAAGTTAGTGATAAGAAAGCTTTAAGATAAATAATATTTGCACTTGTATTACACAAAGTATCCGTGCTGTGCTATGGTTATTACAACAACCTGTAAACAAAAACCCTCTCAGATTTCTCTGAGAGGGTTTCTATTTTGTGGTATCAGCTGGAATCGAACCAGCGACACAAGGATTTTCAGTCCTTTGCTCTACCAACTGAGCTATGATACCGTCGTTTTGGGACTGCAAATGTAGCTTGTTTTTTGATTTATGAAAATTTATTTTGAAAATATTTTCACTTTTTCTCCTGCCAAATCTCAATCAGCGGCTTAATTAATTGACTTCAAGACGAATAAGGTAATTATTTTTTTTCGAGAGCCTGTAGTAAATATATCAGGAGATAGATACTTTTAAAAAAACAGCTCTATCCTACCTGCCCAAACTCAAATTATGCTTAAAGGCATGGTGCATTCGTTATCGGGTTATCGGCCTACTATGTTAGTGCTGCTTTATGTCACAAGCAATGACTATGCGCAAACCTCTCACCGGGGCCAGGTCTATAATCTTGTCAGTACCTTTGATAGCCATGCATCAGCAGGAAATTGAAAAATGTATTTACATATCGACAAGCGGGTTTATGTGATGGCGATACGCTTTGGTTTAAAGCTTCTATTTTGATGTAGCTTTCTTAAGCGCTTCTGCTAAAAGCGGCATTATATATATCGAGCTGGCTAATGATTGTAACGGTTCGGTGAAACGTATTATTCGCTCTACCGTGCATTGGAAGCTTGTACTAGCAACTCATCAAAGATGGCAAGGCTACGGTTTCAATCTTCACCGCCAATAATCCTGGCATGTAAACAGTTTCATGGAGGGATCGGATATGGACAAAAATTGGGCACTAAGAACGCTAAGCTAACCGTGGTTAAACAAGAACTACTTTGCGCCCGTTGGTATCTTCAAAAAATTCAACGCAGTGTACAAACTATCCAACCGTTCGGCTTCCATATTTTTGACAGGAATTATCAGCGTGGTGGTCATAGAGTCTACATTGCCTTTAGGGTCATTATAGGTTTGTACAATAATATCGTCGGTTTGGGTTTTTATGCGGAGTATGCCGCGGGTGGTGGTACCCAGGTAATCCATGTCTTTGAAGCGGCGCAAGCTAACGGAATAATATTCCTGCTTACCGTTTTGATAAACTTTCTTGAAGCGTAAAAAGTCATCATGCGTTAAATTAAGCTCCCACCTGCGCAGTTTTATCTCGTCAGATGGGTCATAAGCCTCGAACAGGCATTTATTGCCCCAGGTAAGGGTTTGAAACCTATCGAGCATTGTAGTGAAGCTAAGCGCCGCTCCTGCCAAGGCAATAAGCCCTCCTACGAATAGCCCCCTATATGTTCGAAAACCTGATTTCAGCATGACAACAATACCCTCATCCCGAAGTTACAAAAATGATAACTTTGTATATGCAATTTTCTCAAAATTCAAGAGTGTGGATCTACCAATCAAACAAAGAGTTGACGAATGATCAAACTCAGCAACTACAACAACAGCTTCAGGAATTTACCCAAGCCTGGACCGCTCATAACAACCAGCTTAAAGCAGGTGCGCAAGTTAAATACAACCGTTTCATTATATTAGTAGTTGATGAAAGCCAGGCTGGTGCCAGCGGCTGTTCTATTGATAAGTCGGTGCGTTTTTTGAAAGAGTTAGAAGAACAGTTTCAAATTAACCTGTTCGACCGCTTTAACCTGGCCTATCGTAATGGCGGGAACATCTTTTCGGTTCCGCGTAATGAGTTTGAGGAACTGATTAAAGCTGGCGAAATAACTGCAGATACCGTTGTATTCAACAACCTGGTACAAAACATAGCTGAGTTGCAAACCAAATGGGAAGTGCCGCTAAAGGATAGCTGGCATGTGCAGTTGTTTGGTCAGTTACTGGCATAGTAAGGAAGTTTTCAAATCTGTGATCTCGAACGATAGGGAGAAATCTTTTCATATTGACAAGGCTGTTGCATGAAAAGATTTCTCGCATACGCTCGAAATAAGAGTTCTGGTTGTATGATTAAGCTATATAGCTTTCTAATATTTTAAATCTGGTTGAGGTAGTTAGCTCAACCTCGTTCACACTGTTAGGCAACAAAATACTATCACCCATCTTTACTGAATAGGTCTCGCCGTTGTATTTAATCTCGTAGCTACCTTCCAGGCAAACATGTATAACAAAGGAATCTAATGAGGAATAATCCTTGCTCACCCCTTCGGTATAATCGAGCACATTAGTTGTAAAATACGGGCAGCTTACCAGGTGTACGGCCTCATTCTGTTTAGGCTGGTATTGGGTTTTATATTCAGGATACTTTTTGTAATCAATTGCCGCTAAAGCTTCTTCGGTATGCAACTCGCGTTTTTGGCCTTTATCATCTACACGGTCAAAATCATAGATGCGGTAGGTAATGTCTGATGTTTGCTGTATTTCGGCAATCAGTAGGCCTTTTCCGATGGTGTGTACCCGGCCTGCAGGTAAAAAGAATACATCGCCCGCCTGTACATCCTCGCGGTTAAGTATATCGGTAAGGTGACCGCTGTTCAACTTGTCTACATAAACCTGCTCATTCACTTCCTGGTTAAAGCCGGCAATGAGGCTCGAACCTGGATCGGCTTCAATCACATACCACATTTCGGTTTTACCAAATGAGTTATGGCGTTTTTTGGCTAATTCATCATCAGGGTGTACCTGTATAGAAAGATCATCATTGGCATCAATAAACTTTACCAGCAACGGAAAAATGTTACCAAAACGCGCGTAAACCGCCTTGCCTACCAATTCATCCTTATACTGCTCCAATAAATCGGCTAAAGATTGCCCTTCAAGCGCGCCACCGTTTACAACTGACACATCAGACTTTACGCCCGATATTTCCCAGGTTTCTCCGCAGTTAGGCAGGTCGCCAAAGTCTTTATGCAGGTAAGTTCTGATTTTTTGGCCGCCCCAAATTTTATCTTTATAAATGGTTTTGAATTTTAAAGGATAAAGTACCGACATGATAAGCTACTGATTAAATACTAAGTTGATAAATAAAAATTGTTCAAATTTAGTTTTTTAAACCTTATGTTATAAAACTACTTGCACTCAACTTGTTGTTGGTGTACAACACCTGTGTTTAAGATGCTCTCAACATGAACAATACATTCTATAAACAGCGATGCCCTACTTATGGGGAAGTAGAGCATCGCTTGTTTATGTAAAAACTAATTAGGCTTACTTACCCAACTTAGCTTTCAGGTTTTCGTTGATAGCCTCTAAAAACTCTTCGGTGTACAGGTAATCGGTACCATGCTCAACTTTAGGTTTTACTGTTATGGCCAAATCTTTAGTCATTTTGCCACTTTCAACAGTTTCAATACAAACCTGCTCTAAAATGTGGCAAAAATCAATCAGCTCCTGGTTGTTATCCAGTTTACCACGGAACTCCAAACCGCGGGTCCAGGCAAAGATAGAAGCAATAGGGTTGGTTGATGTAGGGCGGCCGGCTTGGTGCTCGCGGTAGTGACGGGTAACGGTACCGTGTGCAGCTTCAGCTTCCATTACAGTACCATCGGGTGTAACCAGTGTAGAGGTCATTAAACCTAATGAACCAAAACCTTGTGCTACGGTGTCAGACTGAACGTCGCCGTCGTAGTTCTTACAAGCCCAAACAAAGTTACCGTTCCATTTAAGGGCAGATGCAACCATGTCATCAATTAAACGGTGCTCGTACACAATACCTGCTTCGTCAAATTTAGCTTTGTAATCGTTTTGATAGATCTCTTCAAAGATATCTTTGAAACGACCGTCGTATTTTTTAAGGATGGTGTTTTTGGTTGACAGGTATAAAGGCCAGCCTTTCATCAACGCCTGGTTAAAACAAGCATGTGCAAAACCACGGATAGACTCATCGGTATTATACATAGCCAGGGCAACGCCATCGCTCTTAAAGTTAAACACCTCGAACGATTGCTCTTCGCTACCATCCTCAGGAGTGAAAGTGATGGTTAATTTACCTTTACCTTTAGTAACAAAATCGGTAGCACGGTACTGATCGCCAAAAGCATGACGGCCAATGCAGATAGGCGCTGTCCAGTTTGGAACCAAACGCGGAACGTTGCTCATTACAATTGGCTCACGGAAAACTGTACCGTCCAAAATATTACGGATAGTACCGTTTGGTGATTTCCACATTTGTTTCAGGCCAAACTCTTTTACGCGGGCTTCGTCTGGCGTAATAGTAGCACATTTGATACCTACACCATATTGTCTGATAGCGTTAGCCGCATCAATGGTAACCTGGTCGTTAGTTTCATCGCGGTACTCAATACCTAAATCGTAATATTTAACATCCAGATCAAGGTAAGGGAATATCAATTTGTCCTTGATAAATTGCCAGATGATGCGGGTCATCTCATCGCCATCCAGTTCAACTACCGGATTTTCTACTTTAATTTTTGACATATCGGGTTTGTTGTAGTTGTATTTAATTTTAAAAACGCCCAAATATATACATTTTGCCTATAGCCGAATTTATTTTATAACTTAAACTTTTGTTTAATCGTAACAAGGAAAAATTGGTGGCCGATAAATAAAACACTAATTTTAAAGGCGAAAGACATGACGAAAAAGATTTACGGCGTTTTATTACTGGTAACTATACTATTTGCCAGTGGTTGCAAAACGGATCCGGCTGTTGTTCCGGATAGTTTGCAAAACCTTAAACTACTGGGCAAGTGGTTTTTAACTGATTTTGAGATCACCACCCAGGTTGATGCAGATGCTCCTACCACGGTTAACTTAACCGATTTTACTGATAAGGATTATTTTGAATTTAAAACCGACAACCAGGCTACCTACTCATCTACCTTATACGGAAGAGTGTTTGAAGGCTATTATTCTGCCAACTCCTCAACCACCCCGCAAACCCTAAGTTTTAAAAGCGCAAATTTGCTGTTGAAATACCAAGTGGAAAGTATAGACACGCTGCAGTTTGTTATTTATGAAACTACTACCAGCACTGTTGGGGGCGTAACCACAACCATAACTAATCGTTACACCTACAGCCGGATACCATAATAATGAAAAAGCTATTTTTAACAATAGGTATCTGCCTTTCCTTCCTTTTCGCAAAGGCGCAGTTAGGTTATAATTATGCCCAATATGATTTAGGGTTTGCTGCAGCGCTCAATTATGCATATACCGATGCCGAAACGGTTAAGGGAACACCTGCTGCACACATAAATTTCACCTACAACCATACTCCATTCTTAAATTACATTGCTGAGGTGCAAATTGGTAAACTGGCAGGCGGCGATTCGCTCAATACGCTATCGGGCCGGCAGTTTAAAAACAATTATACAGCGGTAACTTTTAGGGCGCAAATACAAGCTGGCGAGTTGATGGATTACAACAACAAGCCATTTTTTAACGCATTAAAAAACGTTTATGCGAGTGCCGGCTTGGGTGTTATTTATAACAACATAACTGAAATTAACCGCAGTTCGCTATACATACCCGATTTTACATCCACCGGCCGCAATACCAGCAGTGAACTCATGATACCGCTAAAACTAGGTTACGAGCTAAAAATATTTAATAGTTATAACGAGCCTACCATTAAAGTGGACTTTGGCTGGCAAGCTAATTACGTATTAGGCGACCAACTTGACGGCATAAAGGCGGGTACCCGTAAAGACCTGTACAGCCAGTTTGTACTGGGCTTTAAATTTGCAGTTGGCGGTTTCACCTCCTACCGCAAGCCGCTTACATTAAGGTAAATAGTTCCTCCTAAAAAATTAATCTTCTTAACACCTACCTGTCATCTCGACCAATAGTGGAGAGGTCTTTTCATACTGGTTTCGTTCATCGCTTTGAAAAGATTTTTTGCTTACGCTCGGGAATGACGGTGTGGTTGATGATGATGCGTCAAGAGCTTTCGTCTTAATATTTCAAACCGTTTAAAACTTTGACAGGATGTTTAATGTTCATCTATATACAAAGTTTAAACCTATGAAAAACGACGATACCTTCTATCCTGGTTTTAATGATGAGAACCTGGACAGAGATAAGAAAATGAAAGATGATCTGGATGGCGAAACATCATCACACGATTTGAAATACGACCCGGAAACTGACAGTTACGAAATTGCTGTGGAAAACGATGATCCGGATTATGATCCGCCTCAATTATTTGATACGGCAGCGCCCGGAGGCAGTGATTTCGACTCAAGTTATGACGAGGCTAATCCTTATGACACCAAAGGGGAATATGACAAGAACCGCTCACTCGAAACAGATGTTGATGGTTTAGGAATGCATATTGACAGCGGTGAGATTGTGGAGCTTGACCCAATTGACGAATCGCTTGCCCGCACACCTGAGGATGACCGCGATGACCTGGACGAAGAAGGTTATCCAAAAAACGATGCTGACTTAAGTGGAGGCGATTCAAAATCTGACTCCGACGTTAGTGCCGAGGATGAAGATAACGAATATTTGAAATAGTAATCTTATCCTGTCAGCCTGAACAAAGCAGTTCATACTGACAGGAATATATCAAAAAGCGGTTTTAATCTAACTCCAGATTAAACCGCTTTTTTAATTCCATCAACTGGGAGTTTTTGGCTGCCATGTGCTGAAACTTTTCCATTGCGGTATAAGGCTTCTTTACTACCGTTTGTTCATCTATACGCGTAGTTACTTCAATGTCAAAGTTACGCAACGTGGTGCGTAAGTGATTCATCAAGCCTGGTTTCTCATCCCTGAAAACGTTCTCCTGCGTACGGTTACTTACGGCAATTTCGAATTGATAAGGTTTGTGCATTACCGGTGCATTGGCGGTAAGTATGGTAACCAGCGTCGCTTTACCATCTGCTTTAACCTTGGCTGCGTAATCATGCCAGCACTTCAAGAAAGCATCTGTTGTAAAATCCTCTTTATCGGTACCGTACAGGTAAGGGTCTTCCTCTTCTTCAACCACAAGCGTACCGCCTCCTCCCCCTTTTAGCGACGGGCTTAGCGATGGTGTAGCTAATAAAGATGCAACAAGCGGCTTTACCATGCCCGGATTTTCGGCCACGGTTGGTGCTGGTTTCTTAACCTCCGGTTGTGGCGATGCAGACGGCAGCGCCTCGGTATGTTTTGCTATGGGCTGTGCCTGTAACGATGGTGTTGCCGAAAGTTGCGGTGTAGCCTGGAGCGATGGAGTTGCCTGCTGATAAGCCGGTTTAGGCTCATTTACCACCGGCACTGCAGGTGGTGCCACCACAACCTTATCAGCTTTTGGGACCTCTATCGAAATAGCATTTGCCGGCTTTGGCACCTCGGCTACGCCTGCATTAGAGTTTTTTTTTAAGACCTCACCCTGTGGTGAAGTTTGTGTAGATACACTTGCAGCGGCAAACACCGAGGGCAAATGACATATTTTTAACAAGGCCAGCTCCACTTGCAAGCGCTGGTTTTTACTCAGCCGATAGTTTAAATCGCACTGATTAGCAATATTCATGGCCGATAGCAGGAACGATGCAGATGCTCTTTGAGACTGCTGCAGGTATTTTTGGCGTATGCCTTCGCTTACCTCAAGCAGCTTAAGTGTGGGTGCATCCTTAGCCACAAGCAGGTTGCGTAAATGCCCTGATAAGCCAGTTATGAAATGACTGCCATCAAATCCGTTAGATAAGATCTCGTCAAACAGCAGCAAGGTATTGGTTGTATCTTCGCCCAACAAACTATCGGTTACATTAAAATAGTAATCGTAGTCGAGTATGTTAAGGTTATCTATTACCGAACGGTAAGTAACCTGACCGCCCGAGAAACTTACAATCTGATCGAACATGGACAAGGCATCGCGCAAGCCGCCATCGGCCTTTTGGGCAATGATGTGCAGCCCATCGGGCTCATAGCTTATGCTTTCCTTTTGGGCAATAGAGGCCAGGTGATTGGCCATGTCCTCTACCCGTATACGGTTAAAATCAAAAATCTGGCAACGCGAAAGTATGGTTGGCAGTATCTTATGCTTCTCAGTAGTAGCCAGGATGAAGATGGCATAATTGGGCGGCTCTTCCAGCGTTTTCAGGAACGCGTTGAACGCGGCCTGTGAAAGCATGTGCACCTCATCAATTATGTAAACCTTGTAACGGCCGGCTTGTGGTGGTATCCGTACCTGCTCAATCAGGCTGCGTATATCATCAACCGAGTTGTTAGATGCAGCATCCAGCTCGTGCACATTAAAAGAGTTTCCGTTCTGAAATGCGCGGCAGGAATCACATTGACTGCAGGCTTCGCCATTAGGCTGAAGGTTAGTGCAGTTAATGGTTTTAGCCAGTATACGCGCACATGTTGTTTTACCCACCCCACGTGGCCCGCAGAATAAAAATGCCTGCGCCAGCTGATTGTTTTTAATCGCATTTTTTAGCGTATTGGTCACATGTTGCTGACCTACAACGCTTTCAAAAGTAGCCGGGCGGTATTTACGAGCCGAAACAATAAAATTATCCACAGCCACTAAGTTAGGCAAATTTGCTGAAATGCTCAAGGCAGAAAATCATTCAACTGTCTTAAAACTTAACCTCAACTTTACATGCAATTGTTAAATTAGTGGCCTGCACTTTCAACCTTTATACAAGTACTTATCACAGTTTACCTGCATTATTGTAATGGTTATTTAAGGGCACAAGCAAGTTGCTGTGCCCTTAAATACAATGCCTTTACTCCTAAGCTTAGCTGTGATGTGCCGAATGGGTTGTTACAAAATATCGACTGCGGTGATTTCTTTTACCTTATAATAGCCTTTTGCCTGCGGCAGGTATACTTCAATCTCCTTCCAGTTAATTTTAACCTTTTTACCGGCGTATAAAGCTGGACGATTAGACAAATTTTCTGAACCGGCAAACTGCCGCAACCATAAAAACGTGCGCTCTTTGCTATCGGCATCCAGCAAAACTATATAATTGAACCCCTTGTTCTCCATACGCTTAAAGGTGCCGGTGGTGCTTCCTGAGGTATTATTGGCAGCACTTTCATCCTGCTTATTTGAAATTACAGAGAGCTTAATAAAATTGCTGCAATTCTGCTTTAGTAGATTTTTGCCAATATCGGTTCCAATCTGGCTCATAGCATCGTCATTGGTAAATTCAATTTTGCGCTCTTCGGCAATTTCCATAAGTATGGATGTATACTTGGTAAAACAATCCATAATAGCCGCGTTGGCAGCTTCAGTTGTTTTTATTGAACTAACATTTACTTGATTTACACAATTGCATATACTGTCGGTCAGTTTCTTTTCGGCCGGGCCGGGCTTGGTTTGTGCTTTAAGTGTAGTAATAGCAGTAAAAGCCATAATAAGCAACAAAGATATTTTTTGCATGACAAGTGTTAGTTTGCTGCAAATATAGAGTTATCGGTACATGTACATAGTCTTTAGCATATGCTATAGGTAGCAAAACTTTGTTTACAATTTTTAATACAGCTACTTAAAAATTTCTCACTGAATGTCAGCAGCCTGCACTTTGATAACTCCCGGATCAATTACTGAGCTACTACCGCCATATACCCATAGCTTATGGCCAACAATTCCCGAGCTGGCAAAACGCCTTCCGGCCATATTGCTTTTCAATTTAATGAACTGACCACTATCGGTATTGTAATACCCAATAAAATCGGGGTCGCCGTATGATCCAATAACATAAACGTTTTTGCCGGTTGACGCTATGCCCGTAGCCGACACCCGGTTGGGTAGCTTACCTGCACGCTTCCAAGTATCAGTCTTAATATCGTAAGCATAAACTTCATCAAAAATGAACTTATTGTAGGGATTATAACCACCAAAAGTATAAAGCACGCCGTCTATCACTGTACCGGCTGTTTGCGCAGTAAAAGGCATGTCCTTTAAACGTTTAAACTTCTCGGTAGCTACATCAAACTCATACAACCTGCTCGAACCATAGCCGTTATCACTACCACCAAACAAATAGATCTTGTTATCCCAAACGGCCAGCGCACAGTTTATTTGCGGGTTAGGATTTTCTGTTTTTAAAATACTTACCTCTCCAGTTTGTGTATCAAGAGTCTCAACATTGAAAAATAAGCCGTTCGAAAATACCTTCATACCCCCCATAATATATATTTTGTGTACTGATGGCACATAAACGGAGGCCGCATTAATTTTAGGTATTAACTTGTCAGTTATTTGCCGCCATTTTTTGGTGGCCGGGTCAAACCGCAGAGCTTTTGGCGATATACGCTTATTATACAACATACCGTTTAAACTGTACAAATACTGCCCATCATTAGCGTATGATGAGTATATAACCCGTTCGGGCATGTCTGCAAAATCTGTAAAGTTTAATGCCGCACCTCCCGGCGTACTTTGTGCATGCGCACCAAAGCGCACTAACATTAAAACCAGAACCATACAGGTAAGGCTGCGGTAAGCTCTTTTCATATAATATTTAGACTTTAAACCACTAAAAAAGTTTACTACCAAATTAGTAAAACACAGGCAACTTCATGCCAAGCATACACAAGCTCAATTAATTATCCGAATCAGGCTTGCATTTTACTATAAATATTTCTACATTTGCGTCCCCGTTTTGCACGGGTAATTAATTAACAAAACGTATAAAATGCAACAGTACGAAACCGTAATCATTCTAACCCCGTTGTTATCGGATGAGGCTGCTAAAGAGGTAATTGCCAAATTTAGCAAGCTTTTAACTGATAACGGAGCCGAAATTGTTCAAGAGGACAATTGGGGTTTGAGAAAACTAGCGTACCCGATTCAAAAAAAATCGACCGGGTACTACCACCTCACCGAATTCCGCGCTCCGGGTGAATTAATCAATAAACTGGAGGTTGAATTCCGTCGTGATGAGCGTGTAATGCGTTTCTTAACTATTGCTTTGGATAAAAATGCCATTGCTTACAATGAGAAAAAACGCAGCGGTGCTTTCAACAAAAAACCTAAAACAGAGGAGGCAGCAGCTTAATTATGGCAAACGATCAAATTCAATACGTTACCGCTCCTAAAGTGGACGATAACCGCAAAAAATACTGCCGTTTCAAAAAGAACGG
Protein-coding sequences here:
- a CDS encoding ABC transporter ATPase translates to MQFSQNSRVWIYQSNKELTNDQTQQLQQQLQEFTQAWTAHNNQLKAGAQVKYNRFIILVVDESQAGASGCSIDKSVRFLKELEEQFQINLFDRFNLAYRNGGNIFSVPRNEFEELIKAGEITADTVVFNNLVQNIAELQTKWEVPLKDSWHVQLFGQLLA
- a CDS encoding type I phosphomannose isomerase catalytic subunit; the protein is MSVLYPLKFKTIYKDKIWGGQKIRTYLHKDFGDLPNCGETWEISGVKSDVSVVNGGALEGQSLADLLEQYKDELVGKAVYARFGNIFPLLVKFIDANDDLSIQVHPDDELAKKRHNSFGKTEMWYVIEADPGSSLIAGFNQEVNEQVYVDKLNSGHLTDILNREDVQAGDVFFLPAGRVHTIGKGLLIAEIQQTSDITYRIYDFDRVDDKGQKRELHTEEALAAIDYKKYPEYKTQYQPKQNEAVHLVSCPYFTTNVLDYTEGVSKDYSSLDSFVIHVCLEGSYEIKYNGETYSVKMGDSILLPNSVNEVELTTSTRFKILESYIA
- a CDS encoding NADP-dependent isocitrate dehydrogenase, whose product is MSKIKVENPVVELDGDEMTRIIWQFIKDKLIFPYLDLDVKYYDLGIEYRDETNDQVTIDAANAIRQYGVGIKCATITPDEARVKEFGLKQMWKSPNGTIRNILDGTVFREPIVMSNVPRLVPNWTAPICIGRHAFGDQYRATDFVTKGKGKLTITFTPEDGSEEQSFEVFNFKSDGVALAMYNTDESIRGFAHACFNQALMKGWPLYLSTKNTILKKYDGRFKDIFEEIYQNDYKAKFDEAGIVYEHRLIDDMVASALKWNGNFVWACKNYDGDVQSDTVAQGFGSLGLMTSTLVTPDGTVMEAEAAHGTVTRHYREHQAGRPTSTNPIASIFAWTRGLEFRGKLDNNQELIDFCHILEQVCIETVESGKMTKDLAITVKPKVEHGTDYLYTEEFLEAINENLKAKLGK
- a CDS encoding DNA polymerase III subunit gamma/tau; translation: MDNFIVSARKYRPATFESVVGQQHVTNTLKNAIKNNQLAQAFLFCGPRGVGKTTCARILAKTINCTNLQPNGEACSQCDSCRAFQNGNSFNVHELDAASNNSVDDIRSLIEQVRIPPQAGRYKVYIIDEVHMLSQAAFNAFLKTLEEPPNYAIFILATTEKHKILPTILSRCQIFDFNRIRVEDMANHLASIAQKESISYEPDGLHIIAQKADGGLRDALSMFDQIVSFSGGQVTYRSVIDNLNILDYDYYFNVTDSLLGEDTTNTLLLFDEILSNGFDGSHFITGLSGHLRNLLVAKDAPTLKLLEVSEGIRQKYLQQSQRASASFLLSAMNIANQCDLNYRLSKNQRLQVELALLKICHLPSVFAAASVSTQTSPQGEVLKKNSNAGVAEVPKPANAISIEVPKADKVVVAPPAVPVVNEPKPAYQQATPSLQATPQLSATPSLQAQPIAKHTEALPSASPQPEVKKPAPTVAENPGMVKPLVASLLATPSLSPSLKGGGGGTLVVEEEEDPYLYGTDKEDFTTDAFLKCWHDYAAKVKADGKATLVTILTANAPVMHKPYQFEIAVSNRTQENVFRDEKPGLMNHLRTTLRNFDIEVTTRIDEQTVVKKPYTAMEKFQHMAAKNSQLMELKKRFNLELD
- a CDS encoding kelch repeat-containing protein, with the protein product MKRAYRSLTCMVLVLMLVRFGAHAQSTPGGAALNFTDFADMPERVIYSSYANDGQYLYSLNGMLYNKRISPKALRFDPATKKWRQITDKLIPKINAASVYVPSVHKIYIMGGMKVFSNGLFFNVETLDTQTGEVSILKTENPNPQINCALAVWDNKIYLFGGSDNGYGSSRLYEFDVATEKFKRLKDMPFTAQTAGTVIDGVLYTFGGYNPYNKFIFDEVYAYDIKTDTWKRAGKLPNRVSATGIASTGKNVYVIGSYGDPDFIGYYNTDSGQFIKLKSNMAGRRFASSGIVGHKLWVYGGSSSVIDPGVIKVQAADIQ
- the rpsF gene encoding 30S ribosomal protein S6, translated to MQQYETVIILTPLLSDEAAKEVIAKFSKLLTDNGAEIVQEDNWGLRKLAYPIQKKSTGYYHLTEFRAPGELINKLEVEFRRDERVMRFLTIALDKNAIAYNEKKRSGAFNKKPKTEEAAA